Proteins encoded within one genomic window of Ranitomeya variabilis isolate aRanVar5 chromosome 4, aRanVar5.hap1, whole genome shotgun sequence:
- the LOC143768238 gene encoding uncharacterized protein LOC143768238, translating to MDMDRYKMVERILHLTLEILFRLTGEDYTVVKKTSSERCQDPVSEGLGRPLSPVTGSPPHLIHEDINDQKILELTYKMIELLTGQVPIRCQDVAVYFSMEEWEYLAGHKDVYKDIIMEVPQPLTSPDDCTRQSEGQLTSSVFKSDNLEIPQDTIEVNAITPDIPSSLHSKDLSSDLLKQVLSSDSLPTTKENQSHKISIKKQIGPEVKKPFSLLEYGNHFPLQESFLKHQKIHTAENRFSCSKCGRCFNQKWNLVIHQRTHTGEKPFSCSECGKCFNRKVHLHSHQRLHTGENPFSCSVCGKCFNHKSNLVTHQRTHTGEKPFSCSECGKCFNQKSSLVAHQKTHTGEKPFSCSECGKCFKEKSALVSHQRTHSGVKPFSCLECGKCFNHKSDLVKHQRTHTGEKPFSCSECGKCFNHKSDLVKHQRTHTGEKPFSCSECGKCFKQTSALVRHQITHTGEKPFSCSECGKCFNQKSSLVAHQKTHTGVKPFSCSECGKCFNRKSALVKHHRTHTGEKPFSCSECGKCCIYKSDLVTHQRTHTGEKPFSCLECGKCFKQKSALVTHQRTHTGEKPFSCSECGKCFNHKSDLVKHQRTHTGEKPFSCSECGKCFNQKSCLVAHQKTHTGVKPFSCSECGKCFNHKSALVKHHRTHTGEKPFSCSECGKCCIYKSDLVTHQRTHTGEKPFSCLECGKCFKQKSALVTHQRTHSGVKPFSCLECGKCFKHKSDLVKHQRTHTGEKPFSCSECGKCFNQKSSLVAHQKTHTGEKPFSCSECRKCFKEKSALVSHQRTHSGVKPFSCLECGKCFKHKSDLVKHQRTHTGEKPFSCSECGKCFNQKSHLVKHQRTHTGEKPFSCSECGTPSAT from the exons atggatatggacagatacaagatggtggagaggatattacacctcaccttagagatcctcttccggcttactggagag gattacacagtagtgaagaagacctctagtgagcgctgtcaggaccctgtgtctgagggattgggAAGACCCCTAAGCCCAGTCACGGGGTCTCCACctcacctgatacatgaggacatcaatgaccagaagatcctagaactcacctacaagatgattgagctgctgactggacag gttcctataaggtgtcaggatgtcgccgtctatttctccatggaggagtgggagtatttagcaggacacaaagatgtatacaaggacatcataatggaggttccccagcccctcacatcaccag atgactgcaccaggcaatcagaggggcagctgacatcttcagtttttaaatcagataatcttgagatcccacaggatacaattgaagtgaatgccattactccagatataccatcatcccttcacagcaaagatctgtcgtctgatcttttgaaacaggtcctttcttctgattcattaccgactactaaggaaaatcaaagtcacaaaataagcattaaaaaacaaattggtccTGAAGTAAAGAAACCATTTTCACTTTTAGAATATGGAAATCATTTTCCCCTTCAAGAATCTTTTCTtaagcatcaaaaaattcacacagcagagaatagattttcttgttccaagtgtgggagatgttttaaccagaagtggaatcttgttatacaccaaagaactcacacaggggagaagcctttttcatgttcagaatgtgggaaatgttttaatcggaaagtgcATCTTCatagccaccagagattacacacaggagagaatcctttttcctgttcagtatgtgggaaatgttttaaccacaaatcaaatttggttacgcaccagagaactcacacgggtgagaagcctttttcctgttcagaatgtgggaaatgttttaatcagaaatcatctTTGGTTgcacaccagaaaacccacacaggtgagaaacctttttcatgttcagaatgtgggaaatgttttaaagagaaatctgctttggtttcgcaccagagaactcactcaggagtgaagcctttttcctgtttagaatgtgggaaatgttttaaccacaaatcagatttggttaagcaccagagaactcacacaggtgagaagcctttttcatgttcagaatgtgggaaatgttttaatcacaaatcagatttggttaagcaccagagaactcacacaggtgagaagcctttttcatgttcagaatgtgggaaatgttttaaacagacatCAGCTTTGGTTaggcaccaaataactcacacaggggagaagcctttttcatgttcagaatgtgggaaatgttttaatcaaaaATCATCTTTGGTTgcacaccagaaaacccacacaggagtgaagcctttttcctgttcagaatgtgggaaatgttttaaccgcaaatcagctttggttaagcaccacagaactcacacaggagagaagcctttttcctgttcagaatgtgggaaatgttgtatctataaatcagatttggttacgcaccagagaactcacacaggtgagaagcctttttcctgtttagaatgtgggaaatgttttaaacagaaatcagctttggttacacaccagagaactcacacaggtgagaagcctttttcctgttcagaatgtgggaaatgttttaaccacaaatcagatttggttaagcaccagagaactcacacaggtgagaagcctttttcatgttcagaatgtgggaaatgttttaatcagaaatcatgtTTGGTTgcacaccagaaaacccacacaggagtgaagcctttttcctgttcagaatgtgggaaatgttttaaccacaaatcagctttggttaagcaccacagaactcacacaggagagaagcctttttcctgttcagaatgtgggaaatgttgtatctataaatcagatttggttacgcaccagagaactcacacaggtgagaagcctttttcctgtttagaatgtgggaaatgttttaaacagaaatcagctttggttacacaccagagaactcactcaggagtgaagcctttttcctgtttagaatgtgggaaatgttttaaacacaaatcagatttggttaagcaccagagaactcacacaggtgagaagcctttttcttgttcagaatgtgggaaatgttttaatcagaaatcatctTTGGTTgcacaccagaaaacccacacaggagagaagcctttttcatgttcagaatgtaggaaatgttttaaagagaaatctgctttggtttcgcaccagagaactcactcaggagtgaagcctttttcctgtttagaatgtgggaaatgttttaaacacaaatcggatttggttaagcaccagagaactcacacaggtgagaagcctttttcatgttcagaatgtgggaaatgttttaatcagaaatcacatttggttaagcatcagagaacccacacaggggagaagcctttttcatgttcagaatgtgggacgccatcagccacgtag